In the Sarcophilus harrisii chromosome 3, mSarHar1.11, whole genome shotgun sequence genome, one interval contains:
- the LOC100913511 gene encoding zinc finger protein 665-like — MAPGRRRPPPQKLVTFQDVAVDFTLEEWGLLDSSQKELYKEVMLETSQNLLSLGLPVPREYSILHSEQGEQADPRSSCPDGETRLEMRESSSELIVSVGKSGKQRFMNECDLTLREICDSNIKVKKKQNSHCEFELDGKNIRQCSVLIQCKQMTSGSDCLQDHNYQESITEFHEKPLKVQTYQCNECEMIFSLNSDLTRHQKSHTREMLYTCDEGEKAFNHKSKLTEHQKTDNRKNLYGYNECGKSFKQQLSLNHHQKFHTNEKLHKCIQCGMAFRRNSSLISHQKIHTRQTLECLECDKAFSENSSCIVHQRSHTEQEPYSCNQCGKTFRQRSGLAEHQRIHTGEKPYPCNQCEKSFRCSSGLVQHQRIHSGERPYKCNQCGKSFRCNSKLSLHRRIHTGEKPYECNQCGKTFRQSSSLAEHQRIHTGEKPYECNQCEKTFTQSSSLSLHQRIHTGEKPYKCNQCGKSFTNTSNLSEHQRIHTGEKPYGCNQCGKTFRQSSSLVEHQRIHTGEKPYKCNQCGKSFRQNSSLVEHQRIHTGEKPYKCSQCGKTFRHSSSLANHQRIHTGEKPYECNHCGKAFTQSSNLALHQKIHTGENLYKCNQCGKAFTNTSKLALHKRVHTGEKPYDCNQCGKTFRCRSGLALHERIHTGEKPYECNQCGKAFRCSSGLGKHQRIHTGEKPYECKQCGKSFRQSSNLAEHKRIHTGEKPYECDQCGKAFRFNSKLVLHHRIHTGEKPHECHECGKAFRDRSSLIVHQTIHTGEKPYECNQCGKTFRQQSSLISHRRIHNR, encoded by the exons ATGGCCCCTGGGAGGCGCCGCCCCCCGCCCCAG AAGCTGGTGACCTTCCAGGATGTGGCCGTGGACTTCACTCTGGAGGAATGGGGGCTCTTGGATTCTTCCCAGAAGGAGCTGTACAAGGAGGTCATGCTGGAAACCTCCCAGAACCTGCTCTCTCTGG GACTTCCAGTTCCCAGAGAATACTCCATCCTCCATTCTGAACAAGGGGAGCAAGCAGACCCCAGAAGCTCCTGCCCAG atGGAGAGACCAGGCTTGAAATGAGGGAAAGTTCTTCAGAGCTGATTGTTTCTGTGGGAAAATCTGGAAAGCAAAGATTTATGAATGAATGTGACCTCACTTTGAGAGAAATCTGTGACTCTAATATCAAAGTCAAGAAGAAGCAAAACAGTCACTGTGAATTTGAGCTGGATGGAAAGAATATCAGACAATGTTCAGTCTTAATTCAGTGTAAGCAGATGACCTCAGGGAGCGACTGTTTGCAGGATCATAACTATCAGGAAAGCATTACAGAGTTTCACGAGAAGCCTCTTAAAGTGCAAACTTATCAATGTAATGAATGTGAGATGATCTTCAGCTTGAATTCAGATCTAACCAGACACCAGAAAAGTCACACCAGAGAAATGCTTTATACCTGTGATGAAGGCGAGAAGGCCTTCAATCATAAATCAAAGCTCACTGAACACCAGAAAACTGACAATAGAAAGAACCTTTACGGGTATAATGAATGTGGCAAATCCTTTAAGCAACAGTTATCACTTAATCACCATCAAAAATTTCATACTAATGAAAAGCTGCATAAATGTATACAATGTGGAATGGCCTTCAGGAGAAATTCATCTCTTATTTCccatcagaaaattcatactaGACAGACTCTTGAGTGTCTTGAATGTGATAAAGCTTTCAGTGAAAACTCCTCTTGTATTGTACACCAGAGGAGCCACACTGAACAGGAACCTTATTcttgtaaccaatgtggaaagactttcagacAGAGGTCTGGTCTtgctgaacatcagagaatccacaccgGAGAGAAACCTTATCCTTGCAATCAGTGTGAAAAGTCTTTTAGATGCAGTTCTGGTCTTGTTCAACACCAAAGAATCCACTCTGGAGAAagaccttataaatgtaatcaatgtggaaagagtTTCAGATGCAACTCTAAACTTTCTCTACATcggagaatccacactggagagaaaccttatgaatgtaaccaatgtggaaagactttcagacAGAGTTCTAGTCTtgctgaacatcagagaatccacactggagagaaaccttatgaatgtaatcagtgtgaaAAGACTTTCACACAGAGTTCCAGTCTTTCTCTACATCAGaggatccacactggagagaaaccttataaatgtaatcagtgtggaaaatCTTTCACAAACACATCCAATCTTTCTGAACATcaaagaattcacactggagagaaaccttatggatgtaatcagtgtggaaagactttcagacAGAGTTCTAGTCTTGTTGaacatcaaagaatccacacaggagaaaaaccttataaatgtaatcaatgtgggaaAAGTTTCAGACAGAATTCTAGTCTTGTTGAACATcaaagaattcacactggagaaaaaccttataaatgtagtcaatgtggaaagactttcagacACAGCTCTAGTCTTGCTaatcatcagagaattcacactggagagaaaccttacgaATGTAATCATTGTGGAAAAGCTTTCACACAGAGCTCCAATCTTGCTTTACAccagaaaatccacactggagagaacctttataaatgtaatcagtgtggaaaggctttcacaaacACATCCAAACTTGCTCTGCATAAGAGAGTTCACACCGGAGAGAAACCTTACGattgtaatcagtgtggaaaaacTTTCAGATGCAGATCTGGTCTTGCTCTACAtgagagaatccatactggagagaaaccatatgaatgtaatcagtgtggaaaggctttcagatgCAGTTCAGGGCTTGgaaaacatcagagaatccacactggagagaaaccttacgaATGTAAACAGTGTGGAAAGAGCTTCCGACAGAGCTCCAATCTTGCTGAACAtaagagaatccacactggagagaaaccttatgaatgtgatcagtgtggaaaggctttccgATTCAACTCCAAACTTGTTCTCCATCACAGGATCCACACTGGTGAGAAACCTCATGAATGTCATGAATGTGGCAAGGCTTTTAGGGATCGTTCATCTCTTATTGTCCATCAGACAATCCACAccggagagaaaccttatgaatgcaaCCAATGTGGCAAAACCTTTCGGCAGCAGTCATCCCTTATTTCCCATCGAAGAATTCATAATAGATAG